In the Mycolicibacterium thermoresistibile genome, one interval contains:
- a CDS encoding alpha/beta hydrolase, with protein MRDRIVHLARQIAAILAALLSLASTVNGYRPLFSKGYPSIFAWGFGLVVSEFPLQTLASQVGGLALTSRGLTRRVRIFAWSAAAVSALGLLNFNRAGHRADRTLTAALDNGLGLHRRTDSEGLWRRPAGGGTAKTPGAVRMLRIYRDYAHDGDISYGPYGSANHLDIWRRPDLDRNGKAPVLFQIPGGAWTTGNKRGQAHPLMSHLAELGWICVAINYRHSPRNTWPDHIIDVKRALAWVKEHIADYGGDPDFLAITGGSAGGHLSSLAALTPNDPRFQPGFEDADTRVQAAVPFYGVYDFTRFDDAMHPSMPELLERWVIKQPHSSNRETYASASPVNHISADAPPFFVLHGRNDSLVPVEQGRDFVRRLREVSTQPVVYAELPLAQHAFDIFGSARAAHTAVAVEQFLAEIYANTVLGEGPRAQPAPR; from the coding sequence ATGCGAGATCGGATCGTTCACCTGGCCCGGCAGATCGCGGCGATCCTGGCCGCCCTCTTGAGTCTGGCGTCGACGGTCAACGGCTACCGGCCCCTGTTCAGCAAGGGGTATCCGTCGATCTTCGCCTGGGGGTTCGGCCTGGTGGTGTCGGAGTTTCCGCTGCAGACCCTGGCCAGCCAGGTCGGCGGGCTGGCGCTGACCAGCCGGGGGCTGACTCGGCGGGTGCGGATCTTCGCCTGGTCGGCGGCCGCGGTGTCGGCGCTGGGCCTGCTCAACTTCAACCGGGCCGGCCACCGCGCGGACCGCACCCTGACCGCCGCCCTGGACAACGGCCTGGGCCTGCACCGTCGCACCGACTCCGAGGGGCTGTGGCGCCGACCCGCCGGTGGCGGCACCGCCAAGACCCCCGGTGCGGTGCGGATGCTGCGGATCTACCGCGACTACGCCCACGACGGCGACATCAGCTACGGGCCGTACGGCAGCGCCAACCATCTGGACATCTGGCGGCGCCCCGACCTCGACCGCAACGGCAAGGCGCCGGTGCTCTTCCAGATTCCCGGCGGGGCGTGGACCACCGGCAACAAGCGGGGTCAGGCGCATCCGTTGATGAGCCACCTCGCCGAACTGGGCTGGATCTGTGTGGCGATCAACTACCGGCACAGCCCGCGCAATACCTGGCCGGACCACATCATCGACGTCAAACGCGCGCTGGCCTGGGTCAAGGAGCACATCGCCGACTACGGCGGCGACCCGGATTTCCTCGCGATCACCGGCGGCTCGGCCGGCGGACACCTGTCGTCGCTGGCGGCGCTCACCCCCAACGACCCCCGGTTCCAGCCCGGTTTCGAAGACGCCGACACCCGGGTGCAGGCGGCGGTCCCGTTCTACGGCGTCTACGACTTCACCCGGTTCGACGACGCGATGCACCCGTCGATGCCCGAGCTGCTGGAGCGCTGGGTGATCAAACAACCGCACTCGTCGAACCGGGAGACCTATGCCAGTGCGTCCCCGGTGAACCACATCTCCGCCGACGCTCCACCGTTTTTCGTGCTGCACGGCCGCAACGACTCGCTGGTGCCGGTCGAACAGGGCCGAGACTTCGTGCGGCGGCTGCGCGAAGTCAGCACCCAGCCGGTGGTGTACGCCGAATTGCCCCTGGCACAACACGCTTTCGACATCTTCGGCTCAGCGCGGGCCGCGCATACCGCGGTCGCCGTGGAACAGTTCCTCGCCGAGATCTACGCCAACACCGTGCTCGGGGAAGGGCCGAGAGCGCAGCCGGCACCACGCTGA
- a CDS encoding bifunctional serine/threonine-protein kinase/transporter substrate-binding domain-containing protein codes for MEATPFGHYQLQELIGRGGMGEVYRAYDTRTDRVVALKVLPVHLAQDETYQQRFRRESQAVAGLNDPHVVPIHGFGEIDGRLYLDMRLIEGRNLGTVLNNKEPLDPRFAVSVVEQVAQALDSAHEAGLVHRDIKPSNILITDRDFVYLIDFGLARTAGSAGLTTAGSTLGTLAYMAPERFENGDVDRHADIYALTCVLYECLTGKRPYPGDTYEQQIAGHMVAPAPRPSDTDPRLAAFDEVIARGMAKKPGKRYPTATELAAAARRALARPVPSATGSGRHHRRPARERKRPVPVLAAAGVVALAGVIALGAWIFRGGGDDPAPVAADVPEGVVAEIAQTVPADIRDGGRLIVGVNVPYKPNEFKNAAGEIVGFDVDLMNAVARTLGLAPEYRELPFEAILPSVRAGDVHVGMASLTVTPERSAGADFVTYFQAGTLWAQPAGGAVNPADACGLRVGVAYATIQESDEVPFKSEICTAAGKPPIDKVVYVSQDDLTEALMNGEIDAMSADSPVTGFAVKTSGGALQEAGEIFSPAPYGWPVTRGSPLAESLRQALEHLIATGEYRTIATMWGVEKGMIDRPEINAAAG; via the coding sequence GTGGAAGCGACGCCGTTCGGGCACTATCAGCTACAGGAGCTGATCGGCCGAGGCGGAATGGGCGAGGTCTACCGCGCCTACGACACCCGTACCGACCGCGTCGTCGCGTTGAAGGTGCTGCCCGTGCACCTGGCCCAGGACGAGACATATCAGCAGCGGTTCCGCCGCGAATCGCAGGCCGTTGCCGGTCTCAACGATCCGCATGTGGTGCCGATCCACGGGTTCGGCGAGATCGACGGCCGGCTGTACCTGGACATGCGGCTGATCGAGGGCCGCAACCTCGGCACCGTCCTGAACAACAAGGAGCCGCTGGATCCGCGGTTCGCGGTCTCGGTGGTCGAGCAGGTCGCCCAGGCGCTCGACTCCGCGCACGAGGCCGGGCTGGTGCACCGCGACATCAAACCGTCGAACATCCTGATCACCGACCGTGACTTCGTGTACCTGATCGACTTCGGCCTGGCCCGCACCGCCGGGTCCGCGGGGTTGACCACCGCGGGCAGCACGCTGGGCACGCTGGCCTACATGGCGCCCGAGCGGTTCGAGAACGGCGACGTCGACCGGCACGCCGACATCTACGCGCTGACCTGCGTGCTCTACGAATGCCTGACCGGCAAGCGGCCGTATCCCGGCGACACCTACGAGCAGCAGATCGCCGGACACATGGTGGCGCCGGCCCCGCGGCCCTCGGACACCGATCCGCGGCTGGCCGCGTTCGACGAGGTGATCGCGCGCGGGATGGCGAAGAAGCCCGGCAAGCGGTATCCGACGGCCACGGAGCTGGCGGCGGCGGCCCGGCGGGCGCTGGCCCGGCCGGTGCCCTCCGCGACCGGTTCGGGGCGGCACCACCGCCGGCCGGCCCGCGAGCGCAAGCGCCCGGTGCCGGTGCTGGCGGCCGCCGGGGTGGTGGCGCTCGCCGGGGTGATCGCCCTGGGCGCGTGGATCTTTCGCGGTGGCGGGGATGATCCGGCCCCAGTGGCGGCCGATGTCCCCGAGGGCGTGGTCGCAGAGATCGCGCAGACGGTTCCCGCCGACATCCGCGACGGCGGCCGGCTGATCGTCGGCGTCAACGTGCCGTACAAACCCAACGAGTTCAAGAACGCGGCGGGGGAGATCGTCGGCTTCGACGTCGACCTGATGAACGCCGTCGCCCGGACGCTGGGGCTGGCGCCGGAGTACCGGGAGCTTCCGTTCGAGGCGATCCTGCCGTCGGTGCGGGCCGGCGATGTGCACGTCGGGATGGCCTCGCTCACCGTCACCCCGGAACGCAGCGCCGGTGCGGACTTCGTCACCTATTTCCAGGCCGGCACGTTGTGGGCGCAACCCGCGGGCGGCGCCGTGAACCCGGCGGACGCGTGCGGGCTGCGGGTCGGCGTCGCCTACGCCACCATCCAGGAATCCGACGAGGTGCCGTTCAAGAGCGAAATCTGCACCGCCGCAGGTAAACCCCCGATCGACAAGGTGGTGTACGTCAGCCAGGACGATCTGACCGAGGCGCTGATGAACGGTGAGATCGACGCGATGTCCGCCGACTCGCCGGTGACCGGGTTCGCGGTCAAGACCTCCGGCGGCGCGCTGCAGGAGGCGGGCGAGATCTTCAGCCCGGCACCGTACGGATGGCCGGTGACCAGGGGCTCGCCGCTGGCCGAGTCGCTGCGGCAGGCGCTGGAGCATCTGATCGCCACCGGCGAGTACCGCACCATCGCCACCATGTGGGGGGTGGAGAAGGGCATGATCGACCGGCCCGAGATCAACGCCGCGGCCGGCTGA
- a CDS encoding beta-propeller fold lactonase family protein: MSPVTAARRGVRFAAALSSVLLVALTAGCSSGEPDGQAPTGQEPSPQPSAVTGSVWVADESGNSLTVLDAESSTVATTLTGIGGPHNVQVGRDAMTVYATSSADMVVAIDAETYRITATAPTGPHPAHVIETPDDKVYVTNAGDGTVSVFRSRSLEPVGRIEVGGMPHGLRASTDGSVIVVANHGSGALDVLDARSDRLDFSVPVGEGPAQVAVSADGRYAYTGITEPAEVIKVDLTAREVVGSVAVSAPPAQVSLTPDDATVVSADQGTADAPGNAVSLIDTARMTVRATVETGAGPHGVVVDPAGTFAWVTNSGDNSLSAVDLADRSVSATVPVGERPSGVSYSPRPPAPGASTVELDLPAAGAGDGHPGHS, translated from the coding sequence ATGTCACCGGTGACCGCAGCGCGCCGGGGTGTCCGGTTTGCCGCCGCCCTGTCTTCGGTGTTGCTGGTCGCACTGACGGCGGGCTGCTCGAGCGGGGAACCGGACGGACAAGCACCGACCGGCCAGGAGCCGTCGCCGCAGCCGTCGGCGGTGACCGGATCGGTGTGGGTGGCCGACGAATCCGGCAACAGCCTCACGGTCCTGGACGCGGAGAGCAGCACCGTCGCGACCACGCTGACCGGAATCGGCGGGCCGCACAACGTCCAGGTCGGCCGGGACGCGATGACGGTGTACGCGACCAGCAGCGCCGACATGGTCGTCGCGATCGACGCCGAGACCTACCGGATCACCGCGACCGCCCCGACCGGTCCGCACCCGGCGCATGTGATCGAGACGCCCGACGACAAGGTCTACGTGACCAACGCCGGTGACGGCACGGTGTCGGTGTTCCGGAGCCGGAGCCTGGAACCGGTCGGCCGGATCGAGGTGGGCGGCATGCCGCACGGTCTGCGGGCGTCCACCGACGGTTCGGTGATCGTGGTCGCCAACCACGGAAGCGGCGCGCTGGATGTGCTCGACGCCCGAAGTGACCGGCTGGATTTCTCGGTCCCGGTGGGTGAGGGTCCGGCGCAGGTCGCGGTCAGCGCGGACGGACGCTACGCCTATACCGGCATCACCGAACCGGCGGAGGTCATCAAGGTGGACCTCACCGCGCGGGAGGTGGTCGGAAGCGTGGCGGTGTCCGCCCCACCGGCGCAGGTGTCTCTCACGCCAGACGATGCGACGGTGGTGTCGGCCGATCAGGGCACGGCGGACGCGCCGGGGAACGCGGTGTCGCTGATCGACACCGCGCGGATGACGGTGCGCGCCACGGTCGAGACCGGCGCGGGTCCGCACGGGGTGGTGGTCGATCCCGCCGGAACCTTCGCCTGGGTCACCAACAGCGGCGACAACAGCCTGTCCGCCGTCGACCTCGCCGACCGGTCGGTCTCGGCCACGGTTCCGGTCGGCGAGCGCCCCAGCGGCGTCAGCTACTCACCGCGCCCGCCCGCGCCCGGTGCGTCCACCGTCGAACTGGACCTGCCCGCCGCCGGTGCGGGCGACGGGCATCCGGGCCACTCCTGA
- a CDS encoding carotenoid oxygenase family protein, with protein sequence MSNRYLTGAFAPLTEEYTLTDLEVTGTIPDYLDGRYLRNGPNPVGEIDPELYHWFVGDGMVHGIRLRDGRAEWYRNRWVRGPLTARALGERPPSEECSVSGIGANTNVIGHAGKTIALVESGVTNYELTEELDTVGPCDFDGTLTGGYTAHPKRDPETGELHAVSYSMYRGNTVQYSVIGTDGRARRTVDIEVTGSPMMHDFSLTERHIVLYDLPVTFDARQAVSMTVPRGLRLPARLVLSALIGRVRVPDPIAARQPRGNSSDRRFPYSWNPRYPARIGVMPRDGSNKDVRWFDVEPCYVFHPMNAYDDGDTIVLDVIRHPKMFDTDNLGPNEGPPTLDRWTVDLADGKVRESRIDDRGQEFPRVDERLVGRRHRYGYAPTVGEGTSGGNVLLKHDFVGGNTQSRVFEPYHELGEFVFQPSSADAAEDDGVVMGYVYDRTTDRSELAILDAQTLEDVARIRLPHRVPAGFHGNWVPSDG encoded by the coding sequence GTGAGTAACCGTTATCTGACCGGGGCGTTCGCCCCGCTGACCGAGGAGTACACGCTCACCGACCTCGAGGTGACCGGGACGATCCCCGACTACCTGGACGGGCGATACCTGCGCAACGGACCGAACCCGGTCGGCGAGATCGACCCGGAGCTCTACCACTGGTTCGTCGGCGACGGCATGGTGCACGGCATCCGGCTGCGGGACGGCCGCGCCGAGTGGTACCGCAACCGGTGGGTGCGCGGACCGCTGACCGCCCGCGCCCTGGGCGAACGTCCGCCGTCCGAGGAGTGCTCGGTATCGGGAATCGGCGCCAACACCAACGTGATCGGCCACGCCGGAAAGACGATCGCCCTGGTCGAGTCCGGGGTGACCAATTACGAGCTGACCGAGGAGCTCGACACCGTCGGACCGTGCGATTTCGACGGCACGCTCACCGGCGGCTACACCGCACATCCGAAACGGGACCCGGAAACCGGTGAGCTCCATGCGGTGTCCTACAGCATGTACCGCGGCAACACCGTGCAGTACTCGGTGATCGGCACCGACGGCCGGGCCCGGCGCACCGTGGACATCGAGGTGACCGGCAGCCCGATGATGCACGACTTCTCGCTGACCGAACGCCACATCGTGCTCTACGACCTACCGGTGACCTTCGATGCGCGGCAGGCGGTTTCGATGACGGTGCCCCGCGGGCTGCGGCTGCCGGCGCGGCTGGTGCTGTCGGCGCTGATCGGCCGGGTGCGGGTACCGGACCCGATCGCCGCGCGGCAGCCCCGCGGCAACAGCTCCGACCGGCGCTTCCCGTATTCGTGGAATCCGCGTTACCCGGCCCGCATCGGGGTGATGCCGCGCGACGGCTCCAACAAGGACGTGCGCTGGTTCGACGTGGAACCGTGCTACGTGTTCCACCCGATGAACGCCTACGACGACGGCGACACCATCGTCCTCGACGTGATCCGGCATCCGAAGATGTTCGACACCGACAACCTCGGGCCGAACGAGGGCCCGCCCACCCTGGACCGGTGGACCGTCGACCTCGCCGACGGCAAGGTCCGGGAATCCCGGATCGACGACCGCGGCCAGGAGTTCCCCCGCGTCGACGAACGCCTGGTCGGCAGGCGGCACCGCTACGGTTACGCGCCGACGGTGGGCGAGGGCACCTCGGGCGGAAATGTGTTGCTCAAACACGATTTCGTCGGCGGCAACACCCAGAGCCGGGTGTTCGAGCCGTATCACGAGTTGGGCGAGTTCGTCTTTCAGCCGTCCTCCGCCGACGCGGCCGAGGACGACGGGGTGGTGATGGGCTATGTCTACGACCGCACCACCGACCGCAGCGAGCTGGCCATCCTCGACGCGCAGACCCTCGAGGACGTCGCCCGTATCAGGTTGCCGCACCGGGTGCCGGCCGGTTTCCACGGCAACTGGGTGCCGAGCGACGGCTGA
- a CDS encoding TetR/AcrR family transcriptional regulator: MTADDIREKLVDAGVRLLERDGVQALSARNLAAEAGTSTMAVYTRFGGMPGVLEAVAGEIFARFADALTQIPQTGDPVADFLLMGAAYREYALTHPQRYLLMFGTATPASIAGSRADLTATGEVSDRTEWAASFEALRTMVRRMIAAGRIRDDGEAAIAGRLWSLIHGEVMLELAGFFGAEGHGLTKILTPMTVDMLVGLGDDRARVEASLTTAAEAHGR; this comes from the coding sequence GTGACTGCGGACGACATTCGGGAGAAACTGGTCGACGCCGGGGTGCGGCTGCTGGAGCGGGACGGGGTGCAGGCGCTGAGCGCCCGGAACCTGGCGGCCGAGGCCGGCACGTCGACGATGGCGGTCTACACCCGCTTCGGCGGGATGCCCGGTGTGCTCGAGGCGGTGGCGGGGGAGATCTTCGCCCGGTTCGCCGACGCGCTGACCCAGATCCCGCAGACCGGCGATCCGGTGGCTGATTTCCTTCTGATGGGCGCCGCCTACCGCGAGTACGCGCTGACCCACCCGCAGCGCTATCTGCTGATGTTCGGCACCGCGACACCGGCGTCGATCGCCGGATCCCGCGCCGACCTCACCGCCACCGGTGAGGTGAGCGACCGCACCGAATGGGCCGCGTCCTTCGAGGCGCTGCGCACCATGGTGCGGCGGATGATCGCCGCCGGCCGGATCCGCGACGACGGCGAGGCCGCGATCGCCGGCCGGCTGTGGAGCCTCATCCACGGCGAGGTGATGCTCGAGCTGGCCGGGTTCTTCGGCGCCGAGGGGCACGGCCTGACGAAGATCCTCACCCCGATGACCGTCGACATGCTGGTCGGGCTCGGCGATGACCGCGCCCGGGTCGAGGCGTCGTTGACCACCGCGGCCGAGGCGCACGGGCGCTGA
- a CDS encoding cytochrome P450 has protein sequence MSPSALPPGPRLPAPVQAWLMLRHGKWFIAACQRRYGPVFTLRITSMGTLVYLTDPADIKAVFTGDPDTFHAGEANSMLSGILGETSVLVIDGDLHRRRRRLMLPSFHRDAVTRQADAMAEIAAADIAGWPVGTTFAAAPRMSQITLEVILRVVIGAGDPGRLAALRTVLPRLIDIGPWLSLAVASPHLQRHRPWQRLQRNLADADRLLYAEIAERRADPELDTRTDTLAMLVRSADDDGQAMSDRELRDQLMTLLLAGHDTTATALSWALERLTRHPMLLAEAEQAAEASAAGDPAGDEYLDAVCRETLRNRTVVFDVGRVLKRPVELAGHRLPAGVMVVPGMVRVHADGELYPDPERFDPHRMLGETPGQPALTPTTWFPFGGGNRRCLGATFAMVEMRVVLREILRRVELETTSARGERPRLKHVVFVPRRGARIRVRAHRKPVADNTVDDAAGPVPSPVPPRR, from the coding sequence ATGAGCCCCTCGGCGCTGCCTCCCGGGCCGCGACTGCCGGCCCCGGTGCAGGCCTGGCTCATGCTGCGGCACGGGAAGTGGTTCATCGCGGCCTGTCAGCGCCGCTACGGTCCGGTGTTCACCCTGCGCATCACCTCGATGGGCACCCTGGTCTATCTGACCGATCCCGCCGACATCAAGGCCGTGTTCACCGGTGATCCGGACACTTTCCATGCCGGCGAGGCGAATTCGATGCTGAGCGGAATCCTCGGCGAGACCTCGGTCCTGGTGATCGACGGGGACCTGCACCGCCGGAGGCGCCGGCTGATGCTGCCGTCGTTCCACCGCGACGCGGTGACGCGGCAGGCCGACGCGATGGCCGAGATCGCCGCGGCCGACATCGCCGGCTGGCCGGTGGGAACCACGTTCGCCGCCGCACCCAGGATGTCGCAGATCACCCTGGAGGTGATCCTGCGCGTCGTCATCGGCGCCGGCGATCCGGGTCGACTGGCCGCGCTGCGCACGGTGTTGCCGCGGCTGATCGACATCGGTCCGTGGCTGTCGCTCGCGGTGGCGAGCCCCCACCTGCAGCGCCACCGGCCGTGGCAACGGCTGCAGCGCAACCTCGCCGACGCGGACCGGCTGCTCTACGCCGAGATCGCCGAGCGCCGTGCCGATCCCGAGTTGGACACGCGCACCGACACATTGGCGATGCTGGTGCGGTCGGCCGACGACGACGGCCAGGCCATGAGCGACCGCGAACTGCGCGATCAGCTGATGACCCTGCTGCTGGCCGGGCACGACACCACCGCCACCGCGCTGTCCTGGGCGCTGGAACGGTTGACCCGGCATCCGATGCTGCTGGCCGAGGCGGAGCAGGCCGCCGAGGCCAGTGCCGCCGGTGATCCGGCCGGCGACGAGTACCTGGACGCGGTGTGCAGGGAGACGCTGCGGAACCGCACCGTCGTGTTCGACGTCGGCCGGGTGCTGAAACGGCCGGTGGAGCTGGCCGGTCACCGGCTGCCCGCCGGTGTCATGGTGGTGCCGGGCATGGTGCGGGTGCACGCCGACGGCGAGCTGTATCCGGACCCCGAGCGGTTCGACCCGCACCGCATGCTGGGGGAGACCCCGGGTCAGCCGGCGCTGACGCCGACGACCTGGTTTCCGTTCGGCGGCGGCAACCGTCGCTGCCTGGGCGCCACCTTCGCGATGGTCGAGATGCGGGTGGTGCTGCGCGAGATCCTGCGCCGGGTGGAGTTGGAGACCACGTCGGCGCGCGGAGAACGGCCCCGTCTCAAACACGTCGTGTTCGTCCCGCGCCGGGGCGCGCGGATCCGGGTCCGGGCACACCGGAAGCCGGTGGCGGACAATACCGTTGACGATGCAGCGGGCCCGGTGCCGTCGCCGGTGCCACCTCGCCGCTGA
- a CDS encoding alpha/beta fold hydrolase → MNDFPETRYARDGDVHLAYQVVGEQGPDLLFMPTATFPIDLLGVGSSDAVPINGGPAMQSWTDGLAAVLDAVGSESATVPAMSESALPDMLLSPDPHPPARSWSPSSWAVW, encoded by the coding sequence GTGAACGATTTTCCGGAGACCAGATACGCGCGGGACGGTGATGTCCACCTGGCGTATCAGGTGGTCGGCGAGCAGGGGCCCGATCTGCTGTTCATGCCGACCGCGACCTTCCCGATCGATCTGCTCGGGGTGGGCAGCTCGGACGCGGTGCCGATCAACGGCGGACCCGCCATGCAGTCCTGGACCGACGGGCTCGCCGCCGTGTTGGACGCCGTCGGCAGCGAATCGGCCACCGTCCCGGCGATGTCGGAGTCGGCGCTGCCGGACATGCTGCTCAGCCCGGACCCTCACCCTCCGGCACGGTCGTGGTCACCGTCGTCGTGGGCGGTGTGGTGA
- the sodC gene encoding superoxide dismutase[Cu-Zn], whose translation MTNPKQVPRPAIAAALAAPVALALLTGCQQDGQSAEDTTSPTTTSPAPRGETISTELKTPDGRTVADADIEFTDGYATITVETTESGILSPGFHGLHIHEIGKCEANSVAPGGGEPGDFLSAGGHLHMRGDTPHPGTGDLTPLEVRSDGSARLVATTDSLTIEDLRGSQGSALMLHERPDNFANIPPRYTVNGAPGPDAETLATGDAGSRIACGALAAASAQATPTTETTTITETAPGGPPAGTAPPATEPPGTTGPPATTESPQTTTTTAETTVTTPPTTTVTTTVPEGEGPG comes from the coding sequence ATGACGAACCCCAAACAGGTACCCAGACCGGCAATCGCCGCCGCCCTGGCCGCTCCCGTCGCACTCGCCCTCCTGACCGGCTGCCAGCAGGACGGGCAGTCCGCCGAGGACACCACATCCCCCACCACGACCAGTCCCGCGCCCCGCGGCGAGACGATCAGCACCGAACTGAAGACACCGGACGGTCGGACGGTCGCCGACGCCGACATCGAATTCACCGACGGCTACGCCACGATCACCGTCGAGACCACCGAGTCCGGCATCCTCTCCCCCGGCTTCCACGGCCTGCACATCCACGAGATCGGCAAGTGTGAAGCCAACTCCGTCGCACCCGGCGGCGGCGAGCCCGGTGACTTCCTGTCCGCCGGCGGTCATCTGCACATGCGCGGCGACACCCCTCACCCCGGCACCGGCGATCTGACCCCTCTCGAGGTCCGTTCCGACGGGTCAGCGCGGCTGGTCGCGACGACCGACTCGCTGACCATCGAGGATCTGCGGGGGTCGCAGGGGTCGGCGCTGATGCTGCACGAACGGCCGGACAACTTTGCCAACATCCCGCCGCGGTACACCGTCAACGGCGCACCCGGCCCCGACGCCGAGACGCTGGCCACCGGCGACGCCGGCAGCCGCATCGCCTGCGGTGCGCTCGCCGCGGCGAGCGCACAGGCCACCCCGACCACCGAGACCACCACGATCACCGAGACGGCGCCGGGCGGCCCGCCCGCGGGCACCGCTCCTCCCGCCACCGAGCCGCCGGGCACCACCGGACCGCCGGCGACGACCGAATCACCGCAGACCACCACCACGACCGCCGAGACGACGGTCACCACACCGCCCACGACGACGGTGACCACGACCGTGCCGGAGGGTGAGGGTCCGGGCTGA